The following proteins come from a genomic window of Candidatus Thorarchaeota archaeon:
- a CDS encoding helix-turn-helix transcriptional regulator: MLWIYILRLLQEGPLYGYEIKKRVTETFGFSPATVSGYAIIYRLIKDGLIATQTAADSPRKYYEITEAGRHAMQEAKHFLEETLERVFDMT; encoded by the coding sequence ATGCTATGGATATACATACTGCGTCTGCTACAGGAAGGGCCGCTCTATGGGTATGAGATAAAGAAGAGGGTGACCGAAACATTTGGATTCTCTCCAGCCACGGTGAGCGGCTACGCAATCATCTACAGGCTCATCAAGGACGGACTAATCGCCACTCAGACCGCTGCGGATTCGCCGCGCAAGTATTACGAGATCACCGAGGCGGGCAGACATGCAATGCAAGAGGCAAAGCACTTCCTTGAGGAAACACTCGAAAGGGTATTCGACATGACATGA
- a CDS encoding 30S ribosomal protein S26e, producing the protein MAKKRKSSGRSKGGHGKSDTVQCTACGRVIPSDKAKKFTKRTSAVDPQLARELRQQGSYIQTKTVTQYYCISCAVSMGKIQIRSDSERKPKPRF; encoded by the coding sequence ATGGCAAAGAAAAGGAAGTCTAGCGGACGGAGCAAAGGCGGCCATGGCAAGTCAGACACTGTCCAGTGCACAGCCTGTGGACGAGTCATACCCTCGGACAAAGCAAAGAAGTTCACCAAGAGGACCTCCGCAGTGGACCCTCAGCTGGCAAGAGAGCTTCGGCAGCAGGGAAGCTACATCCAGACCAAGACTGTGACCCAGTATTATTGCATCAGCTGTGCGGTCTCAATGGGCAAGATTCAGATCAGAAGCGATTCTGAGCGCAAGCCCAAGCCCAGATTCTAG
- a CDS encoding histone deacetylase, with product MMTMAWDEIALVTPKEPALHYSPYPRPNLEAYENAFRVQVIEEHLRNTGIIERVIHHRAEKATLRDALMVHTPYLVDSVRLMTELGSGEIGNAALASPELLDSALSAVGGAMRAADTVTSGRARHAFALVRPPGHHASQSSAGGLCFFNNVAVAVRHAMKTRGVGRVSILDFDDHHGDGTSDIFYADKSVQYISIHEYDQENYGRGHYCEVGYEEAEGTNINIPLFDSSPDESYAAAIDRIVRPIMTEFRPDIIAVSAGYDPHYADPVGNMDVDSRTFWRLGSVVREIVDSVGAKGSFWVLEGGYNPSVLGLCVQASLTGLAGDPQPTLQDQVRRGVNSRLVQANLEIIEAVRDTLGICT from the coding sequence ATGATGACCATGGCGTGGGATGAGATTGCGCTTGTGACACCGAAGGAACCTGCACTTCACTATTCCCCATACCCCAGACCCAACTTGGAGGCGTACGAGAACGCATTCCGTGTGCAAGTCATAGAGGAACACCTGCGAAACACAGGAATCATCGAACGTGTTATTCATCATAGAGCTGAGAAGGCCACTCTCAGAGATGCACTGATGGTACACACACCCTACCTGGTGGACTCCGTGAGGCTCATGACAGAGCTTGGCAGCGGCGAGATTGGAAACGCAGCCCTCGCAAGTCCCGAGCTGTTAGACTCGGCTCTGAGTGCCGTTGGCGGAGCGATGAGAGCTGCGGACACCGTCACCAGTGGCAGGGCAAGACATGCATTCGCACTGGTACGACCCCCGGGTCATCATGCCTCCCAGTCCTCTGCGGGGGGACTCTGCTTCTTCAACAACGTGGCAGTAGCAGTACGACATGCAATGAAGACCCGTGGAGTCGGACGGGTCTCCATACTCGACTTTGATGACCATCATGGAGATGGTACATCAGACATCTTCTATGCGGACAAGAGTGTGCAGTACATCTCTATACATGAGTACGACCAAGAGAACTACGGAAGAGGCCACTACTGCGAGGTTGGCTATGAGGAAGCAGAGGGCACAAACATAAACATCCCACTCTTCGACTCATCTCCGGATGAATCGTATGCTGCAGCGATTGACAGGATTGTGAGGCCTATAATGACCGAATTCAGGCCGGACATCATAGCGGTGTCTGCGGGCTATGACCCGCACTATGCAGACCCTGTCGGGAACATGGATGTGGATAGTAGGACGTTCTGGAGGCTCGGGTCCGTTGTGCGAGAGATAGTTGACTCTGTTGGAGCAAAGGGGTCGTTCTGGGTGCTCGAGGGGGGTTATAATCCCTCTGTGCTGGGACTGTGTGTGCAGGCCAGTCTGACTGGTCTGGCCGGAGATCCTCAGCCCACGCTGCAGGACCAAGTCCGGAGAGGAGTCAATTCACGTCTTGTTCAAGCAAACCTTGAGATAATTGAAGCAGTGCGAGACACTCTGGGAATCTGCACCTAG
- a CDS encoding NUDIX domain-containing protein, producing the protein MTTILPIAISILRYGKDYLFIRREKPPYEGLWSLVGGKISEGEHIRSAAIREVMEETGAQKVDNYDYRGVVSERLVDANGRLMAHFLIFVSYAEIDRCDVRSSEGALGLFSEDLVLSQDKAFLPSDWFMFRELRRPRSELGMYEAELARTDSQYSLIYFREAGR; encoded by the coding sequence TTGACAACGATTCTGCCCATCGCGATATCGATTCTCCGTTATGGAAAGGACTACCTGTTCATCAGGCGCGAGAAGCCTCCCTACGAGGGCTTGTGGAGTCTGGTCGGCGGAAAGATCTCTGAGGGGGAACATATACGCAGTGCCGCGATACGGGAGGTCATGGAAGAGACCGGCGCTCAGAAAGTTGACAATTACGACTACCGAGGAGTGGTTTCTGAGCGACTTGTCGACGCGAATGGACGCCTAATGGCGCATTTCCTGATATTCGTGTCTTATGCCGAGATTGACCGATGCGATGTCAGAAGCAGCGAGGGCGCACTCGGTCTGTTCTCCGAAGACCTCGTGTTGTCGCAAGACAAGGCTTTTCTTCCATCCGACTGGTTCATGTTCAGAGAGCTTCGAAGACCGAGAAGTGAACTCGGAATGTATGAGGCGGAGCTGGCCCGAACCGATTCGCAGTACTCTTTAATCTACTTCAGGGAAGCGGGACGTTGA
- a CDS encoding MBL fold metallo-hydrolase: MKTGDIEVTPLASESIGVRSMCTLVKTPDIVVLLDPSAALAMRFQLEPHPSEYRELMRRLERIFVAARSADVISISHYHHDHVRPGFTDFRYLFSSKEELLRMVEGKTVLAKDNREHINPSQRRRGFYFERDVAETAESVHWADNQEFHYGGTSVKYSPPLPHGRDGSPLGFVLATIITHGDNTVLFAPDVQGPASRTTLEYLKSIPADVAIVGGPPLYLDTFTPDERRQAQESLLQLSKAFPVLVVDHHLARIATYNEWLSPVVDTGHSVDHEVLTMAELAGEPRRFLEAARRQNYDTDPPSQEFVEWASSSDEFKSANKPPGV; encoded by the coding sequence TTGAAGACTGGCGATATTGAAGTGACACCACTGGCCTCTGAGAGCATCGGAGTCAGGTCTATGTGTACCTTGGTCAAGACTCCAGACATAGTCGTGCTCCTAGACCCCTCGGCTGCTCTGGCTATGCGCTTCCAGCTGGAGCCTCATCCAAGCGAGTACCGTGAGCTTATGCGACGCCTCGAGCGCATATTCGTTGCGGCGCGAAGTGCCGATGTGATCTCCATCTCGCACTATCACCATGACCATGTCCGACCGGGTTTCACAGACTTCAGGTACCTGTTCAGTTCGAAGGAGGAACTGCTCCGTATGGTTGAGGGAAAGACCGTGTTGGCCAAAGACAACCGAGAACACATCAACCCGTCACAGAGGCGAAGGGGCTTCTATTTTGAAAGGGATGTAGCAGAGACTGCCGAGTCTGTCCACTGGGCAGACAATCAGGAGTTCCACTATGGAGGGACCTCTGTGAAGTACTCTCCCCCACTGCCTCATGGTCGGGATGGCAGTCCGCTGGGTTTTGTTCTGGCCACCATCATCACGCATGGTGACAATACGGTCTTGTTCGCGCCCGACGTTCAGGGGCCCGCCAGCCGCACAACTCTGGAGTACCTCAAGTCCATCCCTGCCGATGTTGCCATAGTTGGTGGTCCTCCGTTGTATCTGGATACATTCACTCCAGATGAACGGCGCCAAGCACAGGAGTCGCTTCTGCAACTCTCCAAAGCCTTTCCCGTCCTAGTCGTGGACCATCATCTCGCGCGCATAGCTACATACAATGAGTGGTTGTCACCCGTCGTGGATACCGGCCACTCCGTAGACCATGAGGTCCTCACCATGGCTGAGCTTGCTGGTGAGCCGAGAAGGTTTCTGGAGGCTGCCAGACGTCAGAACTACGACACGGACCCACCGAGCCAGGAGTTTGTCGAGTGGGCTTCATCATCTGACGAGTTCAAGTCTGCAAACAAGCCCCCGGGAGTGTGA
- a CDS encoding ABC transporter ATP-binding protein, with the protein MANSIISVQDVNKEYGRGKKTVAALKNISLEIDRGEFIAVVGPSGCGKSTLLHVMSGLEAPTSGRVLLDGVDVTLISERDMPKLRALKIGFVFQAFLLLEDLTAQENVEAVLWPSDELKREKQEAMALEVLREVDMLERKDHFPRQMSGGEQQRIAIARALVNNPPILFCDEPTGNLDSKTGETVMRFISKVAKEKNMTVVLVTHNEELVKYARRVLRMKDGAIVSDK; encoded by the coding sequence ATGGCAAACTCAATAATCTCAGTCCAAGATGTAAACAAGGAATACGGTCGGGGCAAGAAGACAGTTGCAGCGCTTAAGAACATCAGCCTCGAGATAGACCGTGGCGAGTTTATTGCCGTAGTGGGGCCCAGTGGCTGTGGAAAGTCCACCCTCCTCCATGTCATGTCAGGTCTGGAAGCTCCCACTTCCGGGAGGGTATTGCTTGATGGTGTTGATGTGACGCTCATTAGCGAACGCGATATGCCCAAACTCAGAGCACTGAAGATCGGCTTCGTGTTTCAAGCGTTCCTCCTCTTAGAGGACCTTACCGCTCAGGAAAATGTTGAGGCCGTGTTGTGGCCCAGTGACGAGCTCAAGAGAGAAAAGCAGGAGGCGATGGCCCTTGAGGTTCTTCGCGAGGTGGACATGCTCGAACGAAAGGATCACTTCCCACGTCAGATGTCAGGAGGAGAACAACAGCGTATTGCCATAGCCCGTGCTCTGGTCAACAACCCTCCAATCCTGTTCTGCGACGAGCCCACCGGCAACCTAGACAGTAAGACCGGAGAGACTGTCATGCGCTTCATCTCCAAAGTGGCCAAGGAGAAGAACATGACGGTGGTCCTCGTAACACATAACGAAGAGCTGGTGAAGTACGCCAGGAGAGTACTCCGGATGAAGGACGGAGCAATAGTCTCGGACAAATAG
- a CDS encoding type II toxin-antitoxin system ParD family antitoxin, which yields MRLITVKMSDIYVDGVDKLVKKGMYPSRSEAIRVAIRDLLMKELWVDGVPPTALSELDEGN from the coding sequence ATGCGGCTTATCACGGTCAAGATGAGCGACATATACGTCGATGGCGTAGACAAGCTCGTAAAGAAAGGCATGTATCCATCGCGGAGCGAAGCAATCAGGGTTGCCATTAGGGACCTATTGATGAAGGAGCTGTGGGTGGATGGAGTGCCTCCAACAGCCCTCTCCGAACTGGATGAAGGGAACTGA
- a CDS encoding GTP-binding protein: MTDTFDYMRKVCMIGAGGSGKTALVNRFLTQKFSEQYIVTIGSQFAVKTVTTQDAKGADVVVKLLVWDLAGQERFDFIRTSYYRGSKGALLVYDVTRKSTWVELPKWIQETDTALGQRIPIILLANKVDLVEERVITTEMGQDFVTENRLAGYLETSALTGQNVEKAFHLLAKASING; this comes from the coding sequence TTGACAGACACTTTCGATTACATGAGGAAGGTGTGCATGATTGGTGCGGGGGGTAGTGGGAAGACCGCCCTTGTCAACCGATTCCTGACGCAGAAGTTCTCAGAGCAGTACATTGTCACGATTGGTTCTCAGTTTGCTGTGAAGACCGTGACCACCCAAGACGCGAAGGGTGCCGATGTTGTCGTCAAATTACTAGTCTGGGACTTGGCCGGACAGGAACGGTTCGACTTCATCAGGACAAGCTACTACAGAGGCTCGAAGGGTGCCCTCCTTGTCTACGATGTGACGCGCAAGAGCACATGGGTTGAGCTACCCAAGTGGATCCAGGAGACTGACACTGCGCTGGGCCAGAGAATCCCCATAATCCTTCTGGCTAACAAAGTTGACCTTGTGGAAGAGCGAGTGATTACGACAGAGATGGGCCAAGACTTCGTCACGGAGAACAGACTGGCAGGGTATCTCGAGACGAGTGCTCTCACAGGGCAGAATGTCGAGAAGGCCTTCCACCTTTTGGCGAAGGCGAGCATTAACGGCTAG
- a CDS encoding M42 family metallopeptidase gives MTPTRLDLKLLETLCNAFGPSGFEHEVQRIVRDYGSKYAEEVLHDRMGSLVFRRGKTGPKVMLAGHVDEIGFVITEIDKNGFLKFHQLGGWWDQTLLAQEVVIAPSEGKEKVIGIIGAPPPHVLSVEDRAKVMTKERMYFDIGCSSADEVKELGIRVGDPAVPYSFFRTMKRIKKEKDGDDKDAKETTREAHLAVSKAFDDRIGVFIGLEVLKRLSEDKVGHQNSVYFVSTTQEEVGLRGAQTAAQMIMPDIGFSLDVDISGDVPSAEGLVQKMGKGVSVSAGDGSMIPNPRLRKFVLKVAEEMKIKHQPAFLKAGGTDAGAIHVTGSGVPSLFIGIPTRHIHSHHAMLDLDDVENAVQLLVEVIKRLDEKTVKSFTEL, from the coding sequence TTGACACCCACAAGACTTGACCTGAAACTGCTTGAAACGCTGTGCAATGCCTTTGGGCCGAGCGGATTCGAACACGAGGTGCAGAGGATAGTACGAGACTACGGATCAAAGTACGCGGAAGAGGTGCTTCATGACCGAATGGGCTCGCTGGTGTTCAGGCGGGGAAAGACTGGACCGAAAGTCATGCTTGCCGGTCATGTCGACGAGATTGGCTTTGTCATAACCGAGATTGACAAGAACGGCTTCTTGAAGTTCCATCAGCTTGGAGGATGGTGGGACCAGACGCTACTGGCGCAGGAGGTGGTAATTGCCCCGTCTGAAGGAAAGGAGAAGGTCATAGGCATCATTGGTGCTCCCCCACCCCATGTTCTCTCGGTTGAAGACCGCGCCAAGGTGATGACCAAGGAGCGTATGTACTTTGACATCGGGTGCAGCTCTGCCGACGAGGTGAAAGAGCTCGGCATTCGAGTCGGAGACCCTGCCGTTCCATACTCCTTCTTCCGGACCATGAAGCGCATCAAGAAAGAGAAGGACGGGGACGACAAGGATGCGAAGGAGACGACCAGGGAAGCGCATCTCGCAGTGTCAAAGGCCTTCGATGACCGAATAGGTGTGTTCATTGGTCTGGAAGTCTTGAAACGGTTGTCGGAAGACAAGGTGGGTCACCAGAACAGCGTCTACTTTGTGTCCACCACACAGGAGGAAGTGGGACTGAGAGGTGCTCAGACTGCGGCTCAGATGATCATGCCCGACATAGGCTTCTCCCTCGATGTGGACATATCCGGTGATGTGCCCAGTGCGGAAGGTCTTGTGCAGAAGATGGGCAAAGGAGTCTCTGTGTCTGCCGGCGACGGATCGATGATTCCGAATCCGCGGCTGAGGAAGTTCGTCCTGAAGGTCGCAGAGGAGATGAAGATCAAGCACCAACCTGCGTTCCTTAAGGCTGGGGGCACAGATGCTGGTGCAATCCATGTGACAGGAAGCGGTGTCCCATCGCTGTTCATAGGCATCCCCACACGACACATCCACTCTCATCACGCGATGTTGGACCTTGACGATGTGGAGAACGCTGTTCAGCTCTTGGTGGAAGTCATCAAGCGACTTGACGAGAAGACCGTGAAGAGCTTTACCGAGCTCTAG
- a CDS encoding inositol-3-phosphate synthase — MTREYFEEGLSLVGEIRIAIAGLGNCASALIQGAHYYRHAKRNEEVPGLMHVDFGGYFPKDLRFVAAFEVNKNKIGLDIADAIWAKPNCCAVFAPDVPKTGVKVLPGPISDGVAPHMRESFYTYDEKEMKPVDVADELKKADADMLISYLPVGSAEGSRIYAKAALEAGVGYINAIPEFIVSDPSSPLAKEFERRGIPCAGDDIKSQLGATILHRVLTQLYHQRGLIIENTYQLNIGGNTDFENMQVESRLKSKRISKTEAVTSCVPYELPTKIGPSDYVPFLGDNKVCYITMRSRAFGDLPLDLTLKLSVQDSPNSGGVIIDVARAVKIALDRGIGGELSSICSYSFKHPRYQIDDFEARKRVDEFIEGNRER, encoded by the coding sequence ATGACCAGAGAATACTTCGAAGAAGGTCTGAGCCTAGTGGGAGAAATACGAATTGCCATAGCAGGACTCGGCAACTGTGCCTCCGCACTCATCCAGGGTGCTCACTACTACAGACATGCAAAGAGAAACGAAGAAGTCCCCGGGCTGATGCATGTGGACTTCGGAGGCTATTTCCCTAAGGACCTCAGGTTCGTTGCAGCTTTTGAGGTCAACAAGAACAAGATTGGCCTTGACATTGCAGATGCCATCTGGGCCAAGCCAAACTGCTGTGCTGTGTTTGCACCAGATGTGCCCAAGACAGGTGTGAAGGTCCTTCCGGGGCCAATCTCCGACGGGGTGGCGCCTCACATGAGGGAGTCCTTCTACACGTACGATGAGAAGGAAATGAAACCGGTGGATGTCGCGGATGAGCTAAAGAAGGCAGACGCAGACATGCTCATCAGCTACCTGCCGGTGGGAAGTGCGGAAGGGTCTCGGATATATGCCAAGGCCGCTCTGGAAGCCGGCGTAGGGTACATCAACGCGATTCCGGAGTTCATTGTTTCGGACCCGAGCAGTCCTCTCGCCAAGGAGTTCGAGAGACGCGGCATACCCTGTGCCGGCGACGACATCAAGAGCCAACTTGGAGCCACAATTCTGCACAGAGTGCTCACTCAGCTCTACCATCAAAGAGGCCTAATCATCGAGAACACGTACCAACTCAACATAGGTGGAAACACCGACTTCGAGAATATGCAGGTAGAGAGCCGCCTAAAGTCGAAGAGGATTAGCAAGACAGAGGCAGTAACTAGCTGCGTTCCGTATGAGCTTCCGACCAAGATAGGCCCCAGCGACTATGTGCCGTTTCTGGGTGACAACAAGGTGTGCTACATCACAATGCGGTCTAGGGCCTTTGGTGACCTCCCACTTGACCTTACGCTCAAGCTCTCTGTTCAGGACTCGCCGAACAGTGGAGGAGTCATCATCGATGTTGCGCGTGCGGTCAAGATAGCGCTGGACCGTGGCATTGGCGGGGAACTGTCAAGCATATGCTCGTACTCGTTCAAGCATCCGAGGTATCAGATCGACGACTTCGAAGCAAGAAAACGTGTTGACGAGTTCATCGAGGGAAATAGAGAGAGGTAG
- a CDS encoding DUF4443 domain-containing protein: MSWLRTMTRLAEPADGRVPPVFRPYHVAVALVMIGREQPLGRYEMCENMSIGEGSVRTLIKRLTEEGFTEADGKQGQRLTQKGLALFKAITADIPMGLFLDLRGLVLYKKAYANLVRGRAKHVTNGIRQRDEAIVHGGLDSAGATTLVYRNGLLVMPPDDFQVLRVYERQTLLLLDSLKPEDGDAVVIGTSDDPNVAREVSMAAAMTLFRDDR, translated from the coding sequence TTGTCATGGTTGCGCACAATGACTCGTCTTGCAGAGCCAGCAGATGGTAGAGTCCCCCCTGTGTTTAGGCCATATCATGTGGCTGTTGCGCTTGTTATGATAGGGCGCGAACAGCCTCTCGGAAGATATGAGATGTGTGAGAACATGTCCATTGGCGAGGGCAGTGTCAGGACGCTCATCAAGCGACTCACTGAAGAGGGGTTCACAGAAGCTGATGGCAAGCAAGGACAGAGACTCACACAGAAGGGACTGGCGCTGTTCAAGGCCATAACAGCCGACATCCCAATGGGGCTGTTCCTAGACCTCAGAGGCCTCGTGCTCTACAAGAAGGCGTATGCGAATCTGGTGAGAGGGCGAGCCAAACACGTCACAAACGGGATAAGACAGAGAGACGAGGCAATAGTCCACGGAGGCCTCGATTCGGCAGGTGCCACCACATTGGTATACAGGAATGGACTCCTGGTGATGCCTCCCGATGACTTCCAGGTCCTGAGAGTGTATGAGAGGCAGACCCTGCTGCTCCTGGACAGTCTCAAACCGGAAGATGGTGATGCAGTGGTCATTGGCACATCAGATGACCCAAATGTCGCAAGAGAGGTCTCCATGGCTGCGGCCATGACACTATTCAGAGATGACCGGTGA
- a CDS encoding DUF4430 domain-containing protein: protein MALVACMALVAVTMHIPAVSAHADATTPAAVGVTLGLDFGNGTVISFSDLEGTDVLNLTQSAVEVTVSWTGDLAFVTSIAGVTNMPVEGRWWQYWVNGVFGTVAANKHRISDGDHVVWKLTASAFSTENTEAPEPLLLLLTALVAVSFALVLVVGRVNLRRGPHT from the coding sequence TTGGCACTGGTTGCCTGCATGGCTCTGGTAGCTGTGACAATGCACATTCCTGCCGTGAGCGCTCATGCTGACGCCACAACCCCAGCAGCCGTCGGTGTCACACTCGGTCTAGACTTCGGAAATGGAACGGTCATATCATTCAGCGACTTGGAGGGCACAGACGTTCTTAACCTGACACAGAGTGCTGTCGAAGTGACCGTTTCATGGACCGGAGACTTGGCTTTCGTGACATCCATTGCGGGCGTAACCAACATGCCAGTGGAAGGTCGCTGGTGGCAGTACTGGGTGAACGGGGTCTTCGGCACCGTGGCAGCCAACAAGCACAGGATCAGTGATGGAGATCATGTCGTCTGGAAGTTGACTGCTTCGGCGTTTTCTACCGAGAACACGGAAGCCCCTGAGCCGCTTCTATTGCTACTCACAGCCCTAGTTGCAGTCTCATTCGCGCTGGTACTAGTAGTCGGCCGCGTCAACCTGAGGAGAGGACCGCACACATGA
- the tmk gene encoding dTMP kinase, translating to MDEGIGPPTHKSRHRGHLFVLEGIDGAGKTVVCESVLRILLEDGTDAVRLREPTKESRWGKEIWERSRAGTLSPSEELDLFMLDRRWNVENRIRPALESGKVVVMDRYFFATGAYQSTSTGIDWREILRRNREEVGAPEPDLVFLLDLPVDEALRRVGFRTSEPNRQFERMERLVRVRQNYLEMAREDSANYVVVDATQSVDQVIHDVYCRIYDWLRGQT from the coding sequence TTGGATGAAGGAATAGGCCCGCCCACGCACAAGTCAAGACACAGAGGCCATCTGTTCGTTCTCGAGGGGATTGACGGAGCAGGCAAGACCGTAGTCTGCGAGTCCGTACTCCGAATACTCTTGGAGGACGGTACTGACGCTGTGCGACTTAGGGAACCCACAAAGGAGAGCAGGTGGGGGAAGGAGATCTGGGAGCGTTCGAGAGCTGGAACGCTATCCCCCTCCGAGGAGCTAGATCTGTTCATGTTGGACCGCAGATGGAACGTGGAGAACAGGATTCGGCCAGCACTGGAGTCGGGCAAAGTGGTTGTGATGGACCGGTACTTCTTTGCCACAGGCGCATATCAGAGCACCAGTACGGGAATTGACTGGAGGGAAATCCTGCGAAGGAATCGTGAAGAGGTGGGAGCTCCTGAACCAGACTTGGTGTTCTTGCTTGACCTCCCTGTCGACGAAGCACTCCGCAGGGTCGGCTTTAGGACCAGTGAACCTAACAGGCAGTTTGAGAGGATGGAGCGACTTGTGCGAGTCAGACAGAACTACCTTGAGATGGCTCGGGAAGACTCTGCCAATTACGTAGTTGTCGATGCAACACAGTCAGTGGATCAGGTCATACATGATGTGTACTGTAGAATCTATGATTGGTTGCGAGGCCAGACATGA
- a CDS encoding GTP-binding protein, with product MIHNTFLIRVSTLKILANSSYWPVKVNQKDIKEFVTTSTELRAADVSLRDLPLIVGDNKFGGKEIVKDLLLVFACDRNEDDHSLQDRLTQASKILKKRIAEVGLDSVITDYARLIEESVTTRLKIALVGEGGVGKTTALHLLLGDTPPLQYVPTIALNLETVENIRFGNYSLVIWDFAGQERFRTLWRFYFHGADVIFLVCDSTLRNVIISKDILKLIRRDAPKVPVFAIANKQDKPNAMKPEVVQKVLGVPTYPMVAIDKAKRDEMLRILMTAAAQYVGVALPDVPAKDLLRFTDEATERASKVTVRGEKQTKATDEGVVEVVEEVLVDEAGHVVEADGEYEIVEEVEEIVDTVEEETPSVPTARMEPAAHTVEEQGTVAEEQGTVTEEQGTVAEEQGTVAEEQGTHPPSDDVELTAATESQVRISTELGDAQIEISDSEIEISDSEIEIEVSEEGNGVQLAKEFLCRELEADEILVEELDAVPATEIDKALEALRSDEAAGPDDGTLSPQAVGDDEKKGLVLVLGRDSLPKSNQDVKGGTKHTVESGTDVE from the coding sequence ATGATTCATAACACGTTCCTCATACGCGTTTCCACACTAAAGATCCTTGCAAACTCCAGCTATTGGCCTGTCAAGGTGAATCAGAAGGACATCAAGGAGTTTGTCACGACAAGTACTGAACTGAGGGCCGCAGATGTCAGTCTGAGAGATCTTCCGTTGATTGTGGGTGACAACAAGTTCGGTGGGAAGGAGATAGTAAAAGACCTCCTTCTGGTGTTCGCTTGCGACCGCAATGAGGATGATCACAGCCTCCAAGACCGATTGACGCAGGCTTCAAAGATTCTGAAGAAGCGAATTGCCGAGGTCGGACTCGATTCTGTCATTACAGATTATGCGCGGTTGATTGAGGAATCGGTCACAACGCGACTGAAGATTGCTCTCGTTGGGGAAGGTGGTGTGGGTAAGACCACTGCTCTTCATCTCCTTCTTGGGGACACTCCTCCACTCCAGTATGTACCCACAATCGCACTGAATCTTGAGACCGTTGAGAACATCCGATTTGGAAACTACTCTCTGGTCATCTGGGACTTTGCCGGGCAGGAGCGATTCAGGACGCTGTGGCGGTTCTACTTCCATGGTGCTGACGTCATCTTCCTGGTGTGCGACTCGACACTCAGGAATGTGATAATCAGCAAGGACATCCTGAAGCTTATTCGACGTGATGCTCCCAAGGTGCCCGTGTTTGCCATTGCTAACAAACAGGACAAGCCCAACGCCATGAAGCCTGAGGTTGTCCAGAAGGTCCTAGGTGTGCCTACCTACCCGATGGTGGCCATCGACAAGGCAAAGCGTGATGAGATGCTTCGGATCCTCATGACCGCAGCAGCACAGTATGTTGGAGTTGCTCTCCCAGATGTTCCAGCAAAGGACCTATTGCGATTCACTGACGAGGCCACAGAGCGGGCCTCAAAGGTCACTGTTCGGGGCGAAAAGCAAACCAAAGCGACCGACGAAGGTGTTGTGGAAGTTGTGGAAGAGGTCCTTGTGGATGAGGCTGGCCATGTTGTGGAAGCAGATGGCGAATACGAGATAGTCGAAGAGGTCGAGGAAATAGTAGACACGGTTGAAGAGGAAACGCCATCAGTGCCCACAGCCAGAATGGAACCGGCCGCTCATACTGTAGAAGAGCAGGGAACGGTTGCAGAAGAGCAGGGAACGGTTACAGAAGAGCAGGGAACAGTTGCAGAAGAGCAGGGAACAGTTGCAGAAGAGCAGGGAACGCATCCTCCTTCAGATGATGTGGAACTGACCGCGGCAACTGAGAGCCAAGTCCGAATCAGCACTGAGCTGGGCGACGCTCAGATTGAAATCTCTGACTCGGAGATTGAGATCTCCGACTCTGAGATTGAGATTGAAGTGTCCGAAGAGGGAAACGGTGTTCAACTGGCCAAGGAGTTTCTGTGTCGTGAGCTTGAGGCTGACGAGATACTTGTCGAAGAGCTTGACGCCGTGCCCGCGACGGAGATTGACAAGGCCCTCGAAGCACTCCGTAGCGACGAAGCAGCGGGCCCTGATGATGGCACACTCTCTCCCCAAGCAGTCGGTGACGATGAGAAGAAGGGACTAGTTCTTGTACTCGGACGCGACAGTCTTCCCAAGTCTAATCAGGATGTCAAGGGCGGCACGAAACACACTGTAGAGTCCGGTACAGACGTAGAATGA